The following proteins come from a genomic window of Aquimarina sp. MAR_2010_214:
- a CDS encoding four helix bundle protein codes for MSERKELRESQVNLQVLNEAELIKDHEKFNVIIQECKELVAIFTTSIKTSNMK; via the coding sequence ATGTCTGAAAGGAAAGAGTTAAGAGAATCACAAGTTAATTTGCAGGTATTAAATGAAGCAGAACTAATAAAAGATCATGAGAAGTTTAATGTTATTATACAAGAATGTAAAGAATTGGTTGCAATTTTTACTACTAGTATAAAAACATCAAATATGAAATAG
- a CDS encoding 3-hydroxyacyl-CoA dehydrogenase NAD-binding domain-containing protein, which yields MIQTVGVIGSGTMGSGIAQVAATSGCKVKVFDTKQEALDRSKQALEKILSRLIEKGRIDQVEKTRIQGNISYVDSLKDLKDADLTIEAIIENLDIKKKVFSELETYVSSTTIIASNTSSLSIASIASSLKKPERCIGIHFFNPAPLMKLVEVIPAVQTSTQITDKVVSIIKDWKKIVALAKDTPGFIVNRVARPFYGEALRIYEEGLADVVTIDWSLKTLGGFRMGPFELMDFIGNDINYTVTETVFEAFYYDPRYKPSFTQKRLSEAGYLGRKSGKGYYEYGENAIKQSPKEDKVLAQYIFDRVLVMLINEAADALFWNIASAEDIDIAMTKGVNYPKGLLTWADEKGMDWCVNMLDKLYNEYHEDRYRCSPILRKMVRENRTFFNKKLVADN from the coding sequence ATGATTCAAACAGTTGGAGTAATAGGATCAGGAACAATGGGAAGTGGTATCGCTCAGGTAGCCGCTACTTCTGGTTGTAAAGTAAAAGTATTTGACACGAAACAAGAAGCGTTAGATAGAAGTAAACAAGCTTTAGAAAAAATTCTTTCCCGCTTAATTGAAAAAGGAAGGATTGATCAAGTAGAGAAAACACGTATTCAAGGTAATATTTCTTATGTTGATTCCTTAAAAGACCTTAAAGATGCAGATCTCACAATCGAGGCTATTATTGAGAACCTGGATATTAAAAAGAAAGTATTTTCAGAATTAGAAACATACGTTTCTTCAACTACAATTATCGCATCCAATACCTCTTCTTTATCTATAGCATCCATAGCATCTTCATTAAAAAAACCGGAGCGATGTATAGGTATCCATTTTTTTAATCCAGCTCCGTTAATGAAATTGGTTGAGGTAATTCCTGCAGTACAAACTTCGACTCAGATTACAGATAAAGTAGTGAGTATCATCAAAGATTGGAAGAAAATAGTAGCCTTAGCTAAGGATACTCCTGGGTTTATTGTGAATCGTGTAGCACGGCCTTTTTATGGAGAAGCTTTACGTATTTATGAGGAAGGCTTGGCAGATGTAGTTACTATAGATTGGAGTTTAAAAACTTTGGGAGGATTTAGAATGGGGCCTTTTGAGTTAATGGATTTTATAGGAAACGATATCAATTATACGGTTACAGAAACTGTTTTTGAAGCATTTTACTACGATCCTCGATATAAACCTTCTTTTACACAAAAGAGATTATCTGAAGCAGGATATTTGGGAAGAAAATCAGGCAAAGGATATTATGAATATGGCGAAAATGCAATAAAGCAAAGCCCTAAAGAAGATAAAGTATTGGCGCAATACATCTTTGATAGAGTATTGGTGATGTTGATCAATGAAGCAGCAGATGCACTGTTCTGGAATATTGCCTCGGCAGAAGATATCGATATTGCAATGACCAAAGGAGTAAATTATCCAAAAGGATTGTTAACCTGGGCAGATGAAAAAGGAATGGATTGGTGTGTCAATATGCTAGACAAACTTTATAACGAATATCACGAAGATCGATATCGATGTAGCCCGATATTAAGAAAAATGGTGAGAGAGAATCGAACTTTTTTTAATAAAAAACTAGTTGCAGATAATTAA
- the paaB gene encoding 1,2-phenylacetyl-CoA epoxidase subunit PaaB, producing MKNNWPLWEVFVRSKNGLEHRHFGSIHAADAEMALENARDVYTRRNEGVSIWVVESKHITASNPENNGELFEPAQDKVYRHPTFYTLPDEVKHM from the coding sequence ATGAAAAATAACTGGCCACTTTGGGAAGTATTTGTAAGAAGTAAAAATGGTTTAGAACATCGTCATTTCGGTAGTATTCATGCAGCCGATGCAGAAATGGCTTTAGAAAATGCCAGAGATGTATATACACGAAGAAATGAAGGAGTAAGTATATGGGTAGTAGAATCTAAACATATTACAGCATCAAACCCCGAAAATAACGGAGAATTATTTGAACCCGCTCAGGATAAAGTATATAGACACCCTACGTTTTATACATTACCCGATGAAGTAAAGCATATGTGA
- a CDS encoding VOC family protein, producing MMLGLRTTIYKVSDLDKAKKWYSEAFNTKPYFDEPFYVGFNIGGYELGLLPEETSSEAKSDGVLSYWGVEKIDATYQKLLDLGATEHEKPTNVGGEIVVASVKCPWNNSIGIIYNPHFKIEN from the coding sequence ATGATGCTCGGATTAAGAACAACAATATATAAAGTTAGTGATCTGGATAAAGCCAAGAAGTGGTATTCAGAAGCGTTTAATACAAAGCCTTATTTCGATGAACCTTTTTACGTGGGATTCAATATAGGAGGATATGAGCTTGGATTACTACCAGAAGAAACCTCTTCAGAAGCAAAATCAGATGGTGTGCTTTCATATTGGGGTGTAGAAAAGATTGATGCAACATATCAAAAACTACTTGATTTAGGGGCTACAGAACATGAGAAACCAACAAATGTAGGAGGAGAAATAGTAGTGGCGTCGGTAAAATGCCCATGGAATAATAGTATCGGAATAATTTATAATCCACATTTCAAAATAGAGAACTAA
- a CDS encoding PaaI family thioesterase → MIKSERIPHKMLSQDAFSQWLGIEIIEVEKGRCKVGMTIRKEMLNSMNKAHGGISYSLADTAFGFSANTHGKYAVSIETSINHIEALEEGDYLTAEATVDITKTKVGFNIVEVKRGNDIVALFKGVVYRTSKDWEK, encoded by the coding sequence ATGATAAAATCAGAAAGAATTCCTCATAAGATGTTATCTCAAGATGCTTTTAGCCAATGGTTAGGTATCGAAATTATCGAAGTCGAAAAAGGAAGATGTAAAGTAGGGATGACGATTAGGAAAGAAATGTTGAATAGTATGAATAAAGCTCACGGAGGAATATCGTATAGCTTGGCAGATACAGCTTTTGGTTTTTCGGCAAATACTCATGGTAAATATGCAGTATCTATAGAAACCTCGATCAATCATATCGAAGCTTTGGAAGAGGGAGATTATTTAACAGCAGAAGCTACAGTTGATATTACTAAGACCAAAGTAGGTTTTAATATTGTAGAAGTTAAAAGAGGAAATGATATCGTTGCACTTTTTAAAGGAGTAGTATACAGAACCAGTAAAGACTGGGAAAAGTGA
- the paaD gene encoding 1,2-phenylacetyl-CoA epoxidase subunit PaaD — MTIELEKHIDPTLIPILEKVHDPEIPVLSIMDMGVVRSAQMIETIAQVTITPTYSGCPAMDVIGDDIINAFAKENIEAKITLVLSPAWTTDWITPKGREALEKYGIAAPLNEEADKEALLGGKKIVKCTLCGSTNTKMISQFGSTACKALFQCNDCLEPFDYFKCLK; from the coding sequence ATGACAATAGAACTTGAGAAACATATCGATCCAACACTGATTCCAATTTTGGAAAAAGTTCATGATCCCGAAATTCCGGTATTATCTATCATGGATATGGGAGTCGTTCGCTCTGCTCAAATGATAGAAACTATTGCTCAGGTTACAATTACCCCAACGTATAGCGGTTGCCCAGCAATGGATGTGATAGGAGACGATATTATTAATGCTTTTGCAAAAGAAAATATAGAAGCCAAAATTACTTTAGTTTTATCACCAGCATGGACTACCGATTGGATTACTCCAAAAGGTAGAGAAGCACTAGAAAAATATGGTATTGCTGCTCCTTTAAATGAGGAAGCTGATAAAGAAGCACTACTTGGAGGTAAAAAAATAGTAAAGTGCACTTTATGCGGATCAACAAATACAAAAATGATAAGTCAATTTGGTTCAACGGCGTGTAAAGCACTGTTTCAATGTAATGATTGCTTAGAACCTTTTGATTATTTCAAATGTCTCAAATAA
- the paaZ gene encoding phenylacetic acid degradation bifunctional protein PaaZ, which translates to MKKLESYINGKWTSGSGDGIVMHDAITGEVIGMSSTEGLDIPEVLQYGRTKGGEILRKMTFQQRGNMLKKLALYLTKRKEEFYELSYRTGATRVDSWIDIEGGFGNLFANASLRKLFPNQPYHVEGDPIDLSKGGRFMAHHILVPKRGVAVHINAFNFPIWGMLEKCAVNWMAGVPAVVLPGPQTAYLTEAVVRVIIDSGILPVGALQLLSGMTKTILDTVESQDVVTFTGSAHTGRMLKAHPRLVEESVPFTMEADSLNASVLGKDAVPGTPEFDLFVKEVRKEMTVKCGQKCTAIRRIIVPSDLIEDVQIALGQQLDKVTVGDPRLKEVRMGALASQQQVESFKNNISEIAKTAQMVYGDLDTLETVGADAQKGAFVSPILMREDHPFKNTNAHTIEAFGPVATIMPYDTLEDAITLSQMGKGSLVSSIFTYDDKIAKEYIVEAASHHGRILVGNRENAKQSTGHGSPLPLLTHGGPGRAGGGEEMGGMRGIKHFMQRCAIQGTPTTLTEVTGIYQANAAYKESENHPFSYHWEDIEPGMSLKTHKRTVTDTDIIGFANLTWDHFYAHTDITSLDGSIFEKRTAHGYFILAAAAGLFVYPNKGPVAANYGLEECRFLRPIYHNDTVYVRLTCKEKVDRDVASAEHPSGIVKWFVEVFDTEDELVAIATILTMVQKKQTSLVEMTEAKIKECLHKLTTDAKPKWGIMTPQHMVEHLEYTYKIASGEIQDFEIATPEKILDKVHNSLYNYEAFPKNTDFPLLKKGELEELKHPDLETAVTKLNEEREVYKTYFKENPDAILKNIVFGELNKYEWYLLERKHLNHHFDQFNLLD; encoded by the coding sequence ATGAAAAAACTAGAAAGCTACATAAACGGAAAATGGACTTCGGGTTCTGGAGATGGAATCGTAATGCACGATGCCATAACAGGTGAAGTTATCGGTATGTCTTCAACAGAAGGACTAGATATCCCCGAGGTATTACAATACGGAAGAACCAAAGGAGGAGAAATTCTTCGAAAAATGACTTTTCAACAACGTGGTAATATGCTTAAAAAACTAGCATTGTATCTCACCAAACGGAAAGAAGAATTTTATGAACTAAGCTACCGTACAGGAGCAACCCGAGTAGATAGTTGGATTGATATCGAAGGAGGTTTTGGTAATCTTTTTGCCAACGCATCATTACGAAAACTATTCCCTAATCAACCTTACCATGTAGAAGGAGATCCTATAGATTTGTCTAAAGGCGGACGATTTATGGCACATCATATTTTGGTACCTAAAAGAGGAGTTGCAGTACATATCAACGCTTTTAATTTCCCTATTTGGGGAATGTTAGAGAAATGTGCTGTTAATTGGATGGCAGGAGTTCCTGCAGTAGTACTACCAGGACCACAAACCGCATATTTAACTGAAGCAGTAGTACGAGTAATTATAGATTCAGGAATATTGCCAGTAGGAGCATTGCAGCTTCTTAGCGGAATGACTAAAACTATTTTGGATACAGTAGAATCTCAGGATGTAGTAACTTTTACAGGTTCTGCACATACAGGAAGAATGCTGAAAGCGCATCCAAGATTAGTAGAAGAATCTGTTCCTTTTACTATGGAAGCAGATTCATTAAATGCTTCGGTGCTAGGAAAAGATGCTGTGCCAGGTACACCAGAGTTTGACTTGTTTGTCAAAGAAGTTAGAAAAGAAATGACTGTAAAATGCGGTCAGAAATGTACCGCCATACGTAGGATTATAGTACCTTCTGATCTTATCGAAGATGTGCAGATTGCTTTAGGTCAACAGTTAGATAAGGTTACTGTTGGAGACCCAAGATTGAAAGAAGTACGAATGGGTGCTTTGGCAAGTCAACAACAAGTAGAAAGTTTTAAGAATAATATCTCCGAAATAGCCAAAACTGCTCAGATGGTATATGGTGATTTAGATACACTTGAAACAGTTGGAGCTGATGCTCAAAAAGGAGCATTCGTGAGTCCGATTTTGATGAGAGAAGATCATCCGTTCAAAAATACAAACGCTCATACTATTGAAGCATTCGGGCCGGTTGCAACCATTATGCCTTATGATACTCTTGAGGATGCTATTACATTATCTCAAATGGGTAAAGGATCATTGGTATCTTCTATTTTTACATATGATGATAAAATAGCCAAAGAATATATAGTAGAAGCAGCTTCTCATCATGGTCGTATCCTAGTTGGTAATCGAGAAAATGCAAAACAGAGTACTGGTCATGGTTCGCCGTTACCATTGCTTACACATGGAGGCCCAGGACGTGCTGGTGGTGGTGAAGAAATGGGGGGAATGCGAGGAATCAAGCATTTTATGCAACGTTGTGCTATCCAAGGAACACCAACAACACTTACAGAAGTAACAGGTATATATCAGGCTAATGCTGCATATAAAGAATCAGAGAATCATCCGTTCTCATATCATTGGGAGGATATTGAGCCTGGGATGTCACTAAAAACTCATAAACGTACAGTAACTGATACAGATATCATTGGTTTTGCAAACCTTACCTGGGATCACTTCTATGCGCATACAGATATAACATCCTTAGACGGAAGTATTTTTGAAAAACGTACTGCCCATGGATATTTTATCCTTGCAGCCGCAGCAGGTTTGTTTGTGTATCCTAATAAAGGTCCGGTAGCAGCAAATTATGGATTAGAAGAATGTAGATTTTTAAGACCGATCTATCATAATGACACAGTATATGTTAGACTAACCTGTAAAGAAAAAGTAGATCGTGATGTTGCAAGTGCAGAGCATCCTAGCGGAATTGTAAAATGGTTTGTAGAGGTTTTTGATACTGAAGACGAGTTGGTAGCTATTGCTACCATTTTAACGATGGTGCAGAAAAAACAAACCTCTCTTGTAGAAATGACTGAAGCAAAAATTAAGGAATGCTTACATAAGCTAACCACAGATGCTAAACCAAAATGGGGAATCATGACACCCCAACATATGGTTGAACATCTGGAGTATACATACAAAATTGCTTCTGGAGAAATTCAGGATTTTGAGATTGCAACGCCAGAGAAGATTCTGGATAAAGTACATAATAGTTTATATAATTATGAAGCTTTTCCTAAAAACACAGACTTTCCATTACTTAAAAAAGGAGAGTTAGAAGAGCTAAAGCATCCTGATCTTGAAACAGCCGTAACAAAGTTGAACGAAGAAAGAGAAGTGTATAAAACATATTTTAAGGAAAATCCAGATGCAATACTAAAAAATATTGTTTTCGGAGAGTTGAACAAATATGAATGGTATCTGTTAGAAAGAAAACATTTAAATCATCATTTTGATCAATTTAACCTATTGGATTAA
- the pcaF gene encoding 3-oxoadipyl-CoA thiolase, which yields MKEAYIIDGIRTPIGSYKGTLSAVRTDDLGALVIEKLVENNPNIPKEAYDDVILGCANQAGEDNRNVARMAALLAGLPFTVPGETVNRLCSSGLSAIIHANRAIKAGDGDLFISGGVENMTRGPYVIAKPSSAYGNDSKMYDSSFGWRFVNQKMHDLYGTDGMGNTAENLVEKYNISREDQDTFAYWSQMKATNAQKSGRLAKEITTVEIPQRKKDPILFSDDEFVKPTTTKEVLAKLRPAFKKEGSVTAGNSSGLNDGAAATIIASEDAVKKYNLKPLARIVSSAVVGVEPRIMGIGPVKASNKALEKAGITMDDIDVIELNEAFASQALACIREWGLADDDSRINPNGGSIAIGHPLGVTGARIAYSAALELQQQNKRYALITMCVGVGQGYACVIENTNI from the coding sequence TTGAAAGAAGCATATATAATAGACGGAATCCGTACTCCTATAGGAAGTTATAAAGGAACATTATCAGCAGTGAGAACTGATGATTTAGGAGCTTTGGTAATAGAAAAGTTAGTAGAAAATAATCCAAATATTCCAAAAGAGGCCTATGATGATGTCATTTTAGGATGTGCTAATCAAGCCGGTGAAGATAATCGTAATGTAGCCAGAATGGCTGCATTATTAGCGGGATTACCTTTTACCGTTCCGGGAGAAACGGTAAATCGTTTATGTAGCTCGGGACTGTCTGCGATAATCCATGCAAATAGAGCAATAAAAGCAGGAGATGGTGATCTGTTTATTTCGGGAGGAGTAGAAAATATGACACGTGGTCCATACGTAATTGCAAAACCATCATCAGCCTATGGTAATGATTCTAAAATGTATGATTCTAGTTTTGGATGGCGATTTGTAAATCAAAAAATGCATGACCTATACGGTACAGACGGTATGGGGAATACTGCAGAGAATCTGGTAGAGAAATATAATATCTCAAGAGAAGATCAGGATACTTTTGCATATTGGAGTCAGATGAAAGCGACCAATGCCCAGAAATCCGGGAGACTAGCTAAAGAAATTACTACAGTCGAAATTCCGCAACGTAAAAAAGATCCAATTCTGTTTTCTGATGATGAGTTTGTAAAACCAACAACTACCAAAGAGGTATTAGCAAAATTACGCCCGGCCTTTAAAAAAGAAGGAAGTGTAACTGCAGGAAACTCTTCAGGACTAAATGATGGAGCAGCAGCTACTATTATAGCATCAGAAGACGCAGTAAAAAAATATAACTTAAAACCACTGGCCAGAATAGTAAGTTCTGCAGTAGTGGGAGTAGAACCCAGAATTATGGGAATTGGCCCTGTTAAGGCATCTAATAAGGCGTTAGAGAAAGCCGGAATTACAATGGATGATATTGATGTTATAGAGCTTAATGAAGCTTTTGCTTCACAAGCATTGGCATGTATACGAGAATGGGGATTAGCAGATGACGATTCTAGAATAAACCCTAACGGGGGATCTATTGCAATAGGACACCCATTAGGAGTGACTGGTGCTAGGATTGCATATTCTGCAGCTTTAGAATTACAACAACAAAATAAACGATATGCTCTAATTACAATGTGCGTGGGAGTAGGTCAAGGGTATGCTTGTGTAATTGAAAATACAAATATCTGA
- the paaC gene encoding 1,2-phenylacetyl-CoA epoxidase subunit PaaC, producing the protein MKNENKIQYIYGVADNALILGQRLSELCGHGPNLETDIAMTNMALDLLGQTRSYYQYVAQLSGEGKTEDDIAFLRIERQYKNVLLVEQPNKHFGYVITRQFFYDAFHLLLLEELQNSDDEIVAAIAKKGIKEVSYHQRFSSDWMKRLGDGTEESHQKIQEAVDDLWKFTDELFHMTDDDKIAVENGVGVNTEALREKYDQRIREVFEEATITIPETKWFQKGGKQGIHSEHMGYLLSDLQYMQRTYPNMKW; encoded by the coding sequence ATGAAAAACGAAAATAAAATACAATATATCTACGGTGTAGCAGATAATGCCTTGATCCTTGGTCAACGATTGTCAGAATTGTGTGGTCATGGGCCAAACCTGGAAACAGATATTGCAATGACTAATATGGCATTGGATTTATTAGGCCAAACACGAAGCTATTATCAATATGTGGCTCAGCTTTCTGGAGAAGGGAAGACTGAAGATGATATTGCTTTTTTGAGAATAGAAAGACAATACAAAAACGTACTTCTTGTTGAGCAACCAAACAAACACTTTGGATATGTGATTACAAGACAGTTCTTCTATGATGCTTTTCATTTACTATTATTAGAAGAATTGCAAAATAGTGATGATGAAATAGTAGCAGCAATTGCAAAGAAAGGAATTAAAGAAGTGAGTTATCATCAAAGATTTTCTTCTGATTGGATGAAAAGATTAGGAGATGGTACAGAAGAAAGCCATCAAAAAATTCAGGAAGCCGTTGATGACTTGTGGAAGTTTACTGATGAACTATTCCATATGACAGACGATGATAAGATTGCTGTAGAAAATGGAGTTGGAGTTAATACTGAAGCTTTGCGAGAAAAATACGATCAAAGAATTAGAGAAGTATTTGAAGAAGCGACTATTACCATACCAGAAACAAAATGGTTTCAGAAAGGTGGTAAACAAGGTATTCATAGTGAACATATGGGATATTTACTTTCAGATTTGCAATATATGCAACGTACCTATCCTAATATGAAGTGGTAA
- a CDS encoding four helix bundle protein, which translates to MKTTQKYDLQERLVKFSASIILSTNALNKSFASEHLTKQLIRSSTSSALNYGEAQSAESRRDFVHKMKICLKGKS; encoded by the coding sequence GTGAAAACGACTCAAAAATATGATTTACAAGAGCGATTGGTGAAATTTTCAGCGAGCATTATTCTTAGTACAAATGCTTTGAATAAAAGTTTTGCATCAGAGCATTTGACTAAACAATTAATTCGTTCCTCTACTTCTTCTGCTTTAAATTATGGTGAAGCACAAAGCGCAGAATCAAGAAGAGATTTTGTTCATAAAATGAAAATATGTCTGAAAGGAAAGAGTTAA
- a CDS encoding transferase hexapeptide repeat family protein yields the protein MIYSFKGYIPVVHESSFVHPLAAVTGNVIIGKNCYIGPGAAIRGDWGEIILEDGVNVQENCTVHMFPGKSIVLKESAHVGHGAVIHGANLGRNCLIGMNTVIMDDAEIGDECIVGAMSFVKANTVFPKRSLIVGNPAKVIKEVSDEMIAWKTKGTKLYQQLPADCYESLKEVEPLREVSKDRTKQEAFYKTLEEFKRK from the coding sequence ATGATTTACAGCTTTAAAGGATATATACCCGTAGTACACGAAAGTAGTTTTGTGCATCCATTAGCAGCAGTAACCGGTAATGTTATTATTGGTAAAAACTGTTACATCGGACCAGGAGCCGCGATACGTGGAGATTGGGGAGAGATTATCCTTGAAGATGGAGTTAATGTACAAGAAAATTGTACGGTACATATGTTTCCGGGTAAATCTATTGTGCTCAAAGAAAGTGCACATGTAGGACACGGAGCAGTGATTCATGGAGCAAATTTGGGCCGTAATTGTCTAATTGGGATGAATACTGTGATTATGGATGATGCAGAAATTGGAGATGAATGTATAGTAGGGGCAATGTCTTTTGTGAAAGCAAATACAGTTTTTCCAAAACGAAGTTTGATTGTTGGTAATCCAGCGAAGGTAATTAAAGAAGTGAGTGATGAAATGATAGCCTGGAAAACAAAAGGAACAAAGTTGTATCAGCAATTACCTGCAGATTGTTATGAGTCACTTAAAGAAGTAGAACCTTTAAGAGAGGTTTCGAAAGATAGAACCAAACAAGAAGCATTTTATAAAACGCTGGAAGAGTTTAAGCGAAAATAG
- a CDS encoding enoyl-CoA hydratase/isomerase family protein, which produces MTQPYVNINIENQVGTIEFFHPAHNSLPGDILAKLAQTITDAGNNDDIKVIVLKSGRDRTFCAGASFKELININDAETGKVFFSGFANVINAMRKCPKFVIGRVQGKTVGGGVGLASATDYCMATKYAAIKLSELNVGIGPFVVGPAVERKIGLSAMTQIAIDANSFYDAEWARDKGLFTKVFEDIETLDAEVKAFAEHLCTYNPEAMKDMKQAFWKGTEDWDTLLADRAVISGRLVLSDFTKETLKRFK; this is translated from the coding sequence TTGACACAACCATACGTAAACATAAACATAGAAAATCAGGTAGGAACCATTGAGTTTTTTCATCCTGCTCATAACTCTTTGCCAGGAGATATTTTGGCTAAGCTTGCTCAAACAATTACTGATGCTGGTAATAATGATGACATCAAGGTAATTGTATTAAAAAGTGGAAGAGACAGAACGTTTTGTGCCGGAGCCAGTTTTAAAGAATTGATCAATATTAATGATGCCGAAACCGGAAAAGTATTTTTCTCTGGTTTTGCCAATGTGATCAATGCTATGCGTAAATGTCCAAAATTTGTTATTGGGCGAGTACAAGGAAAAACTGTTGGTGGTGGAGTTGGATTAGCTTCTGCAACCGACTATTGTATGGCAACAAAATATGCGGCCATAAAATTAAGTGAACTTAATGTTGGTATAGGACCATTTGTAGTAGGACCTGCAGTAGAACGTAAAATTGGATTGTCTGCTATGACACAAATAGCGATTGATGCCAATTCATTTTATGATGCAGAATGGGCTAGAGATAAAGGGTTATTTACCAAAGTTTTTGAAGATATAGAAACATTAGATGCTGAAGTAAAAGCTTTTGCAGAACATTTATGCACCTACAATCCAGAGGCAATGAAGGATATGAAACAAGCATTTTGGAAAGGAACAGAGGATTGGGATACACTTTTGGCAGATAGAGCCGTAATTAGCGGAAGATTGGTGCTAAGTGACTTTACAAAAGAAACATTGAAACGATTTAAATAA
- a CDS encoding enoyl-CoA hydratase-related protein — MPSIQLHIDNGIAKITLNRPETFNSFNREMALLLQKTLDECNTNNEVRAIMLTGNGKAFCAGQDLKEVTSPELNPGFRKILEEHYNPIIRKIRTIEKPIVAAVNGVAAGAGANIALACDIVIVSEAASFIQAFSKIGLIPDSAGTFFLPRLIGFQKASALMMLGDKVSAKEAEQLGMVYKVVEVEAFEEEAVKLTSKLALMPTKALGLTKRLLNQSLVNTLEEQLTMESDLQIESAESEDYAEGVNAFIEKRKPIFKGK; from the coding sequence ATGCCTTCAATCCAATTGCACATTGATAATGGAATAGCGAAAATAACGTTAAACCGCCCAGAAACTTTTAATAGTTTCAATAGAGAAATGGCCTTGTTGTTACAAAAAACATTAGATGAGTGTAATACTAATAATGAAGTAAGAGCCATTATGCTTACGGGTAACGGAAAAGCATTTTGTGCTGGTCAGGATCTTAAAGAAGTAACTTCTCCCGAGTTGAATCCAGGTTTTAGAAAAATATTAGAAGAACATTACAATCCAATAATTCGCAAGATAAGAACTATCGAAAAACCGATTGTGGCAGCCGTAAATGGAGTTGCTGCAGGAGCAGGAGCTAATATTGCATTAGCATGTGATATCGTTATAGTTTCAGAAGCAGCAAGTTTTATCCAGGCATTTAGTAAAATCGGACTAATTCCGGATAGTGCAGGAACCTTTTTTCTGCCTAGATTGATTGGCTTCCAAAAAGCTTCTGCCTTAATGATGTTAGGTGATAAAGTGAGCGCAAAAGAGGCAGAGCAATTAGGAATGGTTTATAAAGTGGTTGAGGTAGAAGCTTTTGAAGAAGAAGCTGTTAAATTAACTTCAAAACTAGCACTAATGCCTACCAAAGCATTGGGATTGACCAAAAGATTACTAAACCAATCCTTGGTAAATACGCTTGAAGAGCAATTAACAATGGAGTCAGATCTACAGATAGAATCTGCAGAAAGTGAAGATTATGCAGAAGGGGTAAATGCGTTTATTGAAAAAAGAAAACCAATATTTAAAGGAAAATAA